A portion of the Ptiloglossa arizonensis isolate GNS036 chromosome 11, iyPtiAriz1_principal, whole genome shotgun sequence genome contains these proteins:
- the LOC143152851 gene encoding uncharacterized protein LOC143152851, protein MKMMDVSGQDDCCIEVVTPVKKKKMKQVQLSFQTQSSIQPQNVVQSKKRKLRSPSVNCRSPKAVKISNKNLNKNVAIDKLSDGDITVVEEIEKSIEMEDVETENVKENTTFNKVESIGKNKTPKRSSTGQRKIEKKDKVKSSPLTKFLKKTDKEEESVKGNYQTSLEDEKNKSINESFDIKTGTSISQSTGNSSNEMEDIPSVAGNFLGHDSDSDVAIISLDNEDKEHAKSNKNIQEDANTGSPRISKISKLNKGKLSSSSHSLDTVMQSLDVEDKEEQTKSNENMEESIEADSPSTLRTPKIDKAKQTKITPKQQEKKLLSAKKREERERLKMEKEKRLEEERQNRQREKEEKRREKEEKEKAEKEQKMMEKKMKDLKKQMEMEQKQKEKQAKEEERRKRDEEKKKKEEEKLEAERKKQKAASNFTSFFVAKKQGKSVEEESTTEVKNFMPFEVKADMKLAPICRRTLNEEEKLSLDTKCDKGNTQMTSLYLSEIKSKTVIPRKSTRTWTYEAKDDIIILDDENDGISNIVKQKIDIEKQRTKLLQFSENRRPPYWGTWRKQSRSINSRKPFAMDMKWFNYEVDSDDEWEEEEPGESLHGSDDERDEENPDDNEYDVDNEFMVPHGYLSDEELRADEEEKVDMSPETQKFKLKVLGEQFETEMNTKTSRLKPKIIGCVWRGPGNTFLGNVPQKTRDFLSAREVWVRQIPVTLPLTVESDAGSECTSSTPQQVGSTSKKTRVPEEALPELIRLIHGNTHSRKFLVREFMSYWSKKNKDSRVSKSSLMQKIREIGQWIACPEEGPMHLKVCWYVSENERKKYFSENLPLPNRWSYTLEMKKKQVTETVEKLEKDEKKNVPLITQFTKKITQEEMKKQLAVKPTQSTSQMKFGQTKAPKRATLISVGRGEQFSKASKKSLTKNFDSSDKTVNKDSRKNKDDATEDDVVIIDNSSENEQAKDKRISEGDESGDKKESEGRIGMKWKSEREKESSMNTEQATNNEKTLKSKEHAEGTRETVVTVMDIDNDDDCIEEN, encoded by the exons ATGAAAATGATGGACGTTAGTGGGCAAGATGACTGTTGTATCGAAGTTGTTACTCCTGTCAAGAAAAAGAAGATGAAACAAG taCAATTGTCATTTCAAACGCAAAGTTCAATACAGCCACAGAATGTCGTGCAGagtaaaaagagaaaattaagaTCACCATCTGTGAACTGTAGGAGTCCAAAAGcggtaaaaatttcaaacaagaaTTTGAATAAGAACGTCGCAATTGACAAATTAAGTGATGGTGACATCACTGTGGTGGAAGAGATTGAAAAATCTATAGAAATGGAAGATGTAGAAACTGAAAATGTGAAAGAAAATACCACATTCAATAAAGTAGAAAGTATAGGTAAGAATAAAACTCCAAAACGTTCCTCAACTGGAcaaagaaaaattgagaaaaaagatAAGGTAAAATCAAGTCCTTTGACAAAGTTCCTTAAAAAGACTGACAAAGAAGAGGAGAGTGTAAAAGGAAATTATCAGACTTCTTTGGAAGATGAGAAAAATAAATCCATTAATGAGAGTTTTGATATAAAAACTGGCACAAGCATATCACAGTCAACAGGTAACTCGAGCAATGAAATGGAGGATATACCTTCAGTTGCAGGTAATTTCTTGGGTCACGATTCTGATTCTGATGTGGCAATTATATCTTTGGACAATGAAGACAAAGAACATGCAAAGTCTAACAAGAATATACAAGAAGATGCAAACACTGGTAGTCcaagaatttctaaaatttcaaaaCTTAACAAAGGAAAACTCTCTTCTTCGAGTCACAGTTTGGATACTGTTATGCAGTCTTTGGATGTCGAAGACAAAGAGGAACAGACAAAATCAAACGAAAATATGGAAGAAAGTATAGAAGCTGATAGTCCAAGTACTCTTAGGACTCCTAAAATTGATAAGGCAAAGCAGACGAAAATAACGCCTAAACAACAAGAAAAGAAATTACTAAGTGCTaaaaaaagggaagaaagagaacgattaaaaatg GAGAAGGAAAAAAGATTGGAAGAGGAACGACAGAATCGTCAGAGAGAAAAGGAAGAGAAACGTAGGGAAAAGGAAGAGAAGGAAAAAGCGGAAAAAGAGCAAAAAATgatggaaaagaaaatgaaagatctgaagaaacaaatggaaatgGA ACAGAAGCAGAAGGAGAAGCAAGCAAAGGAGGAAGAACGTAGAAAACGGgacgaggaaaagaagaaaaaggaagaagagaaaTTGGAGGCTGAACGTAAGAAACAAAAAGCCGCTTCGAATTTTACAAGTTTCTTTGTCGCTAAGAAGCAAGGAAAGTCTGTAGAAGAAGAAAGTACTACCGAAGTCAAAAACTTCATGCCTTTTGAAGTGAAAGCAGATATGAAATTAGCTCCGATCTGTAGAAGAACCTTGAACGAAGAAGAGAAATTGTCATTGGATACGAAATGCGATAAAGGAAATACGCAAATGACAAGTTTATATCTTAGCGAGATTAAGAGTAAAACGGTTATACCGCGCAAGTCAACGAGGACTTGGACGTATGAAGCGAAGGATGACATAATTATATTAG ATGATGAAAACGATGGTATATCGAACATCGTGAAGCAAAAAATCGACATAGAGAAGCAACGAACCAAGTTACTTCAATTCTCTGAAAATCGACGTCCGCCATATTGGGGCACCTGGAGAAAACAGAGCCGTAGTATTAATTCTCGAAAACCATTTGCAATGGATATG AAATGGTTCAATTACGAGGTAGATTCGGACGACGAGTGGGAAGAGGAGGAACCAGGCGAATCTCTGCATGGTTCCGACGACGAAAGGGACGAAGAAAATCCAGACGACAATGAATACGACGTAGACAATGAATTCATGGTACCTCACGG GTACTTGTCCGACGAAGAACTTCGAGCCGACGAAGAAGAGAAGGTAGATATG TCACCTGAAACGCAAAAGTTTAAATTGAAAGTACTAGGAGAACAATTCGAAACCGAAATGAACACGAAGACGTCGAGGTTGAAGCCGAAAATAATTGGTTGCGTCTGGAGGGGACCTGGAAATACGTTTTTAGGGAACG TACCGCAAAAGACCAGAGACTTCTTGTCAGCCCGTGAAGTCTGGGTGCGTCAAATACCGGTGACGCTGCCATTAACCGTTGAGAGTGATGCTGGGAGCGAGTGTACCTCGTCCACGCCACAGCAAGTTGGGTCAACTTCAAAGAAGACTCGAGTACCGGAAGAAGCTCTACCTGAGCTGATTCGTTTGATACACGGCAACACGCACAGCAGAAAGTTCCTCGTGAGGGAATTTATGTCGTACTGGAGCAAGAAAAACAAAGACAGTCGAGTATCGAAGTCCAGCTTAATGCAGAAGATTCGCGAAATCGGCCAGTGGATAGCGTGTCCAGAAGAGGGACCTATGCATCTAAAGGTCTGTTGGTACGTTTCTGAAAACGAGAGGAAAAAGTATTTCAGCGAGAACCTCCCCTTGCCCAATCGTTGGTCGTACACCCTGGAGATGAAGAAGAAGCAGGTTacggaaactgttgagaaattggagaaagacgaaaagaaaaatgtgcCTCTTATTACTCAGTTCACGAAGAAGATCACCCAAGAAGAGATGAAAAAACAATTGGCCGTTAAACCGACTCAAAGTACTTCCCAAATGAAATTCGGTCAGACCAAGGCTCCAAAGAGAGCGACTCTAATCTCTGTTGGCAGGGGAGAGCAATTCTCCAAAGCGTCGAAGAAGAGTTTGACGAAGAACTTCGATAGCAGTGATAAAACGGTGAACAAGGATTCTAGGAAGAACAAAGATGATGCAACGGAGGACGATGTCGTTATAATTGACAACTCTTCCGAGAACGAGCAGGCTAAGGATAAAAGAATAAGCGAGGGAGATGAGTCCGGCGATAAGAAAGAAAGCGAAGGTAGGATAGGTATGAAGTggaagagtgaaagagagaaggaATCGTCGATGAATACAGAGCAGGCTACAAATAACGAAAAAACGTTAAAAAGCAAGGAACATGCCGAAGGTACCAGAGAAACTGTAGTCACTGTCATGGATATCGATAACGATGATGACTGTATAgaggaaaattaa
- the LOC143152860 gene encoding uncharacterized protein LOC143152860 isoform X1 — protein MIEEAAMFDMTDELLFSALGLTTDAGVERQLFSPNSITTVPNHFETSSCRTTPHSDDSETIDGHATNIANPIECYTDLTCPTKPPWSEWSNNTSASSGCLSELSELDSELEWCLDKSWNSGLPERTPLCTAGCEGFLHLPLPSPQQTFQREEPLWVLGIDLRALEDTLETSGIDYNNNQLEENLISSAATEALATHDYTNRSLANAVEDRCFPCTYQGCVKVYAKASHLKAHLRRHTGEKPFACTWSGCGWRFSRSDELARHRRSHSGVKPYPCEMCSKRFARSDHLAKHRKVHRKNAYPLFHNGRGLRGGKINILPTEI, from the exons ATGATAGAAGAAGCTGCAATGTTCGAC ATGACGGACGAACTGTTGTTCTCCGCGCTGGGCCTGACCACGGACGCAGGTGTCGAGAGGCAACTCTTCTCCCCGAACTCGATCACCACCGTACCCAACCACTTCGAGACGTCCTCCTGCAGAACGACGCCGCACAGCGACGACTCCGAGACCATCGACGGCCACGCGACCAACATCGCCAACCCCATCGAGTGTTACACGGACCTGACTTGCCCTACCAAACCACCTTGGAGCGAGTGGTCCAACAACACATCCGCGTCCTCTG GGTGTCTAAGTGAGCTAAGCGAGTTAGACTCGGAATTGGAATGGTGCCTAGATAAAAGTTGGAACTCTGGGCTTCCGGAGAGGACACCATTGTGCACCGCGGGGTGCGAGGGTTTTCTACACTTGCCTCTACCGAGCCCTCAACAAAcgtttcaacgcgaagaaccATTATGGGTGCTCGGGATCGATTTGAGAGCACTCGAAGATACTTTAGAAACGAGCGGAATAG ACTATAACAACAATCAATTAGAGGAGAATCTCATTTCATCAGCAGCTACAGAAGCACTAGCAACTCATGACTACACTAATCGCAGCTTGGCAAACGCGGTGGAGGACAGATGCTTTCCTTGCACTTACCAAGGATGCGTGAAG GTTTATGCAAAGGCGTCTCACTTGAAAGCTCACTTGCGCCGTCACACCGGGGAGAAACCATTTGCTTGCACGTGGTCTGGATGTGGTTGGCGTTTCAGTCGATCAGATGAATTAGCAAGGCACAGACGTTCCCATTCGGGAGTTAAACCGTACCCATGCGAGATGTGCTCAAAGAGATTCGCACGAAGCGATCACCTAGCCAAGCATCGCAAGGTGCATAGAAAGAACGCATATCCGCTGTTCCACAATGGTAGAGGACTACGCGGCGGGAAGATAAACATTTTACCAACGGAGATTTAG
- the LOC143152860 gene encoding uncharacterized protein LOC143152860 isoform X2: MTDELLFSALGLTTDAGVERQLFSPNSITTVPNHFETSSCRTTPHSDDSETIDGHATNIANPIECYTDLTCPTKPPWSEWSNNTSASSGCLSELSELDSELEWCLDKSWNSGLPERTPLCTAGCEGFLHLPLPSPQQTFQREEPLWVLGIDLRALEDTLETSGIDYNNNQLEENLISSAATEALATHDYTNRSLANAVEDRCFPCTYQGCVKVYAKASHLKAHLRRHTGEKPFACTWSGCGWRFSRSDELARHRRSHSGVKPYPCEMCSKRFARSDHLAKHRKVHRKNAYPLFHNGRGLRGGKINILPTEI; the protein is encoded by the exons ATGACGGACGAACTGTTGTTCTCCGCGCTGGGCCTGACCACGGACGCAGGTGTCGAGAGGCAACTCTTCTCCCCGAACTCGATCACCACCGTACCCAACCACTTCGAGACGTCCTCCTGCAGAACGACGCCGCACAGCGACGACTCCGAGACCATCGACGGCCACGCGACCAACATCGCCAACCCCATCGAGTGTTACACGGACCTGACTTGCCCTACCAAACCACCTTGGAGCGAGTGGTCCAACAACACATCCGCGTCCTCTG GGTGTCTAAGTGAGCTAAGCGAGTTAGACTCGGAATTGGAATGGTGCCTAGATAAAAGTTGGAACTCTGGGCTTCCGGAGAGGACACCATTGTGCACCGCGGGGTGCGAGGGTTTTCTACACTTGCCTCTACCGAGCCCTCAACAAAcgtttcaacgcgaagaaccATTATGGGTGCTCGGGATCGATTTGAGAGCACTCGAAGATACTTTAGAAACGAGCGGAATAG ACTATAACAACAATCAATTAGAGGAGAATCTCATTTCATCAGCAGCTACAGAAGCACTAGCAACTCATGACTACACTAATCGCAGCTTGGCAAACGCGGTGGAGGACAGATGCTTTCCTTGCACTTACCAAGGATGCGTGAAG GTTTATGCAAAGGCGTCTCACTTGAAAGCTCACTTGCGCCGTCACACCGGGGAGAAACCATTTGCTTGCACGTGGTCTGGATGTGGTTGGCGTTTCAGTCGATCAGATGAATTAGCAAGGCACAGACGTTCCCATTCGGGAGTTAAACCGTACCCATGCGAGATGTGCTCAAAGAGATTCGCACGAAGCGATCACCTAGCCAAGCATCGCAAGGTGCATAGAAAGAACGCATATCCGCTGTTCCACAATGGTAGAGGACTACGCGGCGGGAAGATAAACATTTTACCAACGGAGATTTAG
- the Hip14 gene encoding palmitoyltransferase Hip14 isoform X2, with protein sequence MYALKMQTACQSEGSGEPDDPSSHQQEPVRPPAQDCSSFDIVRATQYGALDRVTELVEAGADVNQPDSETVTVLHWAAINNRTDIIKYLIAKGAVVDAVGGELASTPLHWATRQGHLSAVVILMRAGADPTLRDSEGFSCIHLAAQFGHTSIVAYLVAKGVNPNMPDRTAMTPLMWSAYKVNSLDPTRLLLTLGASHSLGDNLHGNTALHWAIIAENSTAISTLVHHGASLDAPNMRDETPMMLLGRYIGAAWLGHKISQEIKEKQGRTRTWCRDKRMRWYCMVSTPFIAFYVIGMILQSGLDYLVKLGAFVVLYIALYLANHFVFDERLYHILPMSIYLATKIWIYATWIFWLGIHAAWYLWLLLVGGSVPLWICFLQTWRGDPGVITATHEDKLNTIIELAESGGFEPQSFCSSCLVRRPLRSKHCFTCDRCVARFDHHCPWVNNCIGAHNHKYFLGFLASLLGLCIVVLSASVQYWQFECWTNLTNGHTADNYLVAAATCDAWVMWVTANTSLHFFWVGTLLACQCYQIMVLGMTTNERMNAGRYAHFKQGNPFHRGALQNAADFCNLSFCGVKAKPSSDWLHSFDHKQSIEKLPLLATKDNFQYI encoded by the exons ATGTACGCGTTAAAAATGCAAACTGCCTGCCAAAGCGAAGGCAGCGGCGAGCCTGATGATCCTAGTAGTCATCAGCAGGAACCTGTTAGACCTCCAGCACAGGACTGTAGTTCATTTGACATTGTTAGAGCAACACAG TATGGAGCACTAGATCGTGTAACTGAATTGGTAGAAGCTGGTGCTGATGTAAATCAACCTGACTCAGAGACTGTAACGGTATTACATTGGGCTGCGATAAACAATCGAACGGATATTATAAAGTATCTTATCGCAAAGGGAGCTGTTGTTGATGCAGTCGGCGGAGAGCTTGCTTCTACGCCATTACATTGGGCTACAag GCAAGGCCATTTGTCTGCAGTTGTGATATTGATGAGAGCAGGAGCAGATCCAACTCTCAGAGATTCAGAAGGATTCTCTTGCATTCATTTAGCAGCACAGTTTGGTCATACATCAATTGTTGCTTATCTAGTCGCAAAAGGAGTAAATCCAAATATGCCAGACCGAACTGCAATGACCCCTCTCATGTGGAGTGCCTACAAAGTCAATAG TTTAGACCCAACACGTCTATTGTTGACTTTGGGAGCATCTCATTCACTTGGGGATAATTTACATGGCAACACAGCTTTGCATTGGGCTATTATAGCTGAAAACAGTACAGCAATATCTACATTAGTTCATCATGGTGCATCACTAGATGCACCAAATATGCGGGACGAGACACCAATGATGCTATTAGGTCGTTATATTGGAGCCGCCTGGTTGGGACACAAAATAAGtcaagaaattaaagaaaaacagGGCAGAACAAGAACCTGGTGTAGAGATAAG agaATGCGCTGGTACTGCATGGTCAGTACACCATTTATAGCTTTTTATGTAATCGGAATGATTCTTCAAAGTGGATTGGATTATTTAGTAAAATTAGGTGCCTTTGTCGTTCTTTATATAGCATTGTATTTAGCAAATCATTTTGTCTTTGATGAACGATTGTATCATATTTTACCGATGTCAATTTATTTGGCTACAAAG ATTTGGATATATGCTACATGGATATTCTGGTTAGGTATACATGCTGCATGGTATTTATGGTTACTACTAGTAGGTGGATCGGTACCATTATGGATATGTTTCTTACAAACCTGGAGGGGTGATCCAGGTGTAATTACAGCTACGCACGAGGACAAGTTAAAT aCGATTATAGAATTAGCAGAATCCGGTGGTTTTGAACCACAATCATTTTGCAGTAGTTGTTTGGTTAGAAGACCTTTGAGATCTAAGCACTGTTTTACGTGCGACCGTTGCGTAGCGCGATTTGATCATCACTGTCCATGGGTCAATAATTGTATTG GTGCACATAACCACAAGTACTTTCTAGGATTTTTAGCATCATTATTAGGTCTCTGTATTGTTGTTTTATCTGCTAGTGTACAATACTGGCAGTTTGAATGTTGGACAAATTTAACAAATGGTCACACTGCTGACAATTATTTGGTTGCTGCAGCTACTTGTGATGCTTGGGTAATGTGGGTGACAGCAAATACTTCTCTGCATTTCTTCTGGGTCGGCACACTGCTAGCATGTCAATGTTATCAA ATTATGGTTCTCGGAATGACAACAAATGAACGCATGAATGCTGGACGCTATGCGCATTTTAAGCAAGGGAACCCCTTCCATCGTGGTGCACTTCAAAATGCAGCCGATTTTTGCAATTTGAGTTTCTGCGGAGTGAAAGCAAAACCTAGTTCAGACTGGTTACACAGTTTCGATCATAAACAAAGCATTGAAAAGTTGCCCCTACTTGCTACGAAGGACAACTTTCAatatatttag
- the Hip14 gene encoding palmitoyltransferase Hip14 isoform X1, with protein MYALKMQTACQSEGSGEPDDPSSHQQEPVRPPAQDCSSFDIVRATQYGALDRVTELVEAGADVNQPDSETVTVLHWAAINNRTDIIKYLIAKGAVVDAVGGELASTPLHWATRSFVPRQGHLSAVVILMRAGADPTLRDSEGFSCIHLAAQFGHTSIVAYLVAKGVNPNMPDRTAMTPLMWSAYKVNSLDPTRLLLTLGASHSLGDNLHGNTALHWAIIAENSTAISTLVHHGASLDAPNMRDETPMMLLGRYIGAAWLGHKISQEIKEKQGRTRTWCRDKRMRWYCMVSTPFIAFYVIGMILQSGLDYLVKLGAFVVLYIALYLANHFVFDERLYHILPMSIYLATKIWIYATWIFWLGIHAAWYLWLLLVGGSVPLWICFLQTWRGDPGVITATHEDKLNTIIELAESGGFEPQSFCSSCLVRRPLRSKHCFTCDRCVARFDHHCPWVNNCIGAHNHKYFLGFLASLLGLCIVVLSASVQYWQFECWTNLTNGHTADNYLVAAATCDAWVMWVTANTSLHFFWVGTLLACQCYQIMVLGMTTNERMNAGRYAHFKQGNPFHRGALQNAADFCNLSFCGVKAKPSSDWLHSFDHKQSIEKLPLLATKDNFQYI; from the exons ATGTACGCGTTAAAAATGCAAACTGCCTGCCAAAGCGAAGGCAGCGGCGAGCCTGATGATCCTAGTAGTCATCAGCAGGAACCTGTTAGACCTCCAGCACAGGACTGTAGTTCATTTGACATTGTTAGAGCAACACAG TATGGAGCACTAGATCGTGTAACTGAATTGGTAGAAGCTGGTGCTGATGTAAATCAACCTGACTCAGAGACTGTAACGGTATTACATTGGGCTGCGATAAACAATCGAACGGATATTATAAAGTATCTTATCGCAAAGGGAGCTGTTGTTGATGCAGTCGGCGGAGAGCTTGCTTCTACGCCATTACATTGGGCTACAag GTCATTTGTTCCCAGGCAAGGCCATTTGTCTGCAGTTGTGATATTGATGAGAGCAGGAGCAGATCCAACTCTCAGAGATTCAGAAGGATTCTCTTGCATTCATTTAGCAGCACAGTTTGGTCATACATCAATTGTTGCTTATCTAGTCGCAAAAGGAGTAAATCCAAATATGCCAGACCGAACTGCAATGACCCCTCTCATGTGGAGTGCCTACAAAGTCAATAG TTTAGACCCAACACGTCTATTGTTGACTTTGGGAGCATCTCATTCACTTGGGGATAATTTACATGGCAACACAGCTTTGCATTGGGCTATTATAGCTGAAAACAGTACAGCAATATCTACATTAGTTCATCATGGTGCATCACTAGATGCACCAAATATGCGGGACGAGACACCAATGATGCTATTAGGTCGTTATATTGGAGCCGCCTGGTTGGGACACAAAATAAGtcaagaaattaaagaaaaacagGGCAGAACAAGAACCTGGTGTAGAGATAAG agaATGCGCTGGTACTGCATGGTCAGTACACCATTTATAGCTTTTTATGTAATCGGAATGATTCTTCAAAGTGGATTGGATTATTTAGTAAAATTAGGTGCCTTTGTCGTTCTTTATATAGCATTGTATTTAGCAAATCATTTTGTCTTTGATGAACGATTGTATCATATTTTACCGATGTCAATTTATTTGGCTACAAAG ATTTGGATATATGCTACATGGATATTCTGGTTAGGTATACATGCTGCATGGTATTTATGGTTACTACTAGTAGGTGGATCGGTACCATTATGGATATGTTTCTTACAAACCTGGAGGGGTGATCCAGGTGTAATTACAGCTACGCACGAGGACAAGTTAAAT aCGATTATAGAATTAGCAGAATCCGGTGGTTTTGAACCACAATCATTTTGCAGTAGTTGTTTGGTTAGAAGACCTTTGAGATCTAAGCACTGTTTTACGTGCGACCGTTGCGTAGCGCGATTTGATCATCACTGTCCATGGGTCAATAATTGTATTG GTGCACATAACCACAAGTACTTTCTAGGATTTTTAGCATCATTATTAGGTCTCTGTATTGTTGTTTTATCTGCTAGTGTACAATACTGGCAGTTTGAATGTTGGACAAATTTAACAAATGGTCACACTGCTGACAATTATTTGGTTGCTGCAGCTACTTGTGATGCTTGGGTAATGTGGGTGACAGCAAATACTTCTCTGCATTTCTTCTGGGTCGGCACACTGCTAGCATGTCAATGTTATCAA ATTATGGTTCTCGGAATGACAACAAATGAACGCATGAATGCTGGACGCTATGCGCATTTTAAGCAAGGGAACCCCTTCCATCGTGGTGCACTTCAAAATGCAGCCGATTTTTGCAATTTGAGTTTCTGCGGAGTGAAAGCAAAACCTAGTTCAGACTGGTTACACAGTTTCGATCATAAACAAAGCATTGAAAAGTTGCCCCTACTTGCTACGAAGGACAACTTTCAatatatttag
- the LOC143152864 gene encoding uncharacterized protein LOC143152864: MCCEISEGIPNKKRHNAVKSTKPLKVDDIQKDNEVETMEKIEIYYFDHGNSAYYRTTDSPPILVTEKCAEKTDQAATRFWAEIFGTIHIGTAFVTAFILQLIRFVLYSIIRPLTVGVLQMLADYFIKPCLSIVFNALIQPVLILLYNIATSLKDLCEPISEAIGLFLREIANLCAAIRIVEVKQGVSPSVACT; encoded by the exons ATGTGCTGTGAAATATCAGAAGGAATACCGAACAAAAAAAGGCACAATGCTGTAAAGTCAACCAAACCACTAAAGGTAGACGACATACAAAAAGATAACGAAGTAGAGACAATGGAAAAGATTGAGATCTATTACTTCGATCATGGGAACTCTGC ATATTATCGTACAACGGATTCACCACCGATATTGGTCACAGAAAAATGTGCCGAGAAGACCGACCAGGCGGCTACTCGTTTCTGGGCTGAAATATTTGGGACGATTCACATCGGCACCGCTTTCGTGACAGCGTTTATCTTGCAACTTATTCGCTTCGTACTGTATAGCATAATCAGACCACTCACCGTGGGCGTTTTGCAAATGCTCGCAGACTATTTTATAAAACCTTGTCTGTCGATCGTGTTCAACGCTCTTATACAACCAGTATTgatattattatacaatattgCAACATCTCTAAAGGATCTTTGTGAACCCATTTCCGAGGCGATTGGTTTGTTCTTACGGGAGATCGCGAATTTATGCGCGGCAATTAGAATTGTAGAAGTGAAACAGGGAGTCTCTCCTTCGGTTGCTTGCACTTAA